A genomic stretch from Thermoleophilia bacterium includes:
- a CDS encoding acyl-CoA/acyl-ACP dehydrogenase produces MEFDFTEDQHEIKRTAKDLLGKRSTVERVRSAAEAATYEESLWTELVELGWPGVAISEEHGGGGLGVLELATLLEESGYALANSPLLATAACGLAIQEAGSDEQKDEWLPKLASGEITGSFGIEGQTFPDAPDSDVIVVISEDGATGTVVATGDADVVEDVTIDPTRRYGTVGLGEGGDALPGDASAALALAAVITSAELVGVCTRALEMTVEYVKDRKQFGHPVGSFQAVQHRAAQMLLHTEGARSVTYYAAWAADADRTLLAEASALAKSSASKAGVEVTASAIQAHGGIGFTWEANVHWFYKRAQLDAAYLGGTKTHRARLTAIAAAASGSR; encoded by the coding sequence ATGGAATTCGATTTCACCGAAGACCAGCACGAGATCAAGCGCACGGCCAAGGATCTTCTCGGCAAGCGCTCGACCGTCGAACGGGTGCGTAGCGCCGCCGAGGCAGCTACTTATGAAGAGTCGCTCTGGACCGAGCTGGTCGAACTCGGCTGGCCCGGGGTCGCGATCTCCGAGGAGCACGGCGGCGGCGGACTGGGTGTGCTCGAACTGGCGACCCTGCTCGAGGAGAGTGGTTACGCCCTCGCCAATTCACCACTGCTCGCCACCGCCGCCTGCGGCCTGGCGATTCAGGAAGCCGGCAGCGACGAGCAGAAGGACGAATGGCTGCCGAAGCTTGCATCGGGTGAGATCACCGGTTCCTTCGGAATCGAAGGCCAGACCTTCCCCGACGCGCCGGACTCGGATGTGATCGTCGTGATTTCAGAAGACGGGGCCACCGGCACCGTGGTCGCGACGGGAGATGCCGACGTGGTCGAAGACGTGACGATCGACCCGACCCGCCGCTATGGCACGGTCGGTCTCGGTGAGGGCGGAGATGCCCTTCCCGGAGACGCGTCCGCAGCCCTGGCGCTCGCCGCGGTGATCACTTCGGCCGAGCTCGTCGGAGTCTGCACCCGGGCCCTCGAGATGACCGTGGAATACGTCAAGGACCGCAAGCAGTTCGGACATCCGGTCGGGTCATTTCAGGCCGTTCAGCACCGCGCAGCGCAGATGCTTCTCCACACCGAAGGCGCCCGTTCGGTCACGTATTACGCCGCCTGGGCGGCCGATGCCGACCGGACCCTGCTCGCTGAGGCGTCTGCCCTTGCCAAGAGCTCCGCGTCGAAGGCCGGGGTGGAGGTCACCGCTTCGGCGATCCAGGCCCACGGCGGCATCGGTTTCACCTGGGAAGCCAACGTCCACTGGTTCTACAAAAGGGCGCAGCTGGATGCGGCCTACCTCGGTGGAACCAAGACCCACCGGGCCAGGCTCACGGCGATCGCCGCGGCGGCATCCGGGTCACGCTGA
- a CDS encoding acyl-CoA dehydrogenase family protein, whose protein sequence is MDLTFSKDEVEFRDELREWLAENSPGEEPRGDEDAIFAFRTGWQRSLYDSGWAAVHWPQEYGGRDATLMESAIFFEEMGRAGAPLPANVLGLLLAGPTIMAWGTPEQKDRYLTPILSAEEIWCQGFSEPEAGSDLAAVKTRAVRDGDDWVVTGQKVWTSGAQFSKWCMLVARTDPEASKHKGLSYFLMDMEQEAVQVRPLVQITGEAEFNELFIEEARIPHENMLGEEGNGWIVALTTLMNERSGLGFFLQVRLRQLLDKLVAEAVANGSIDDPVIGQSLGDMLERTETLRLTAYRGLSTITKYGQPGPEGSLTKWLWSETNQMMTQLAVDIVGPQALHKDNPWAYELLRARGNSIEGGTTEILKNIIAERVMGLPRK, encoded by the coding sequence ATGGACCTGACCTTCTCGAAGGATGAAGTCGAGTTCCGTGACGAACTCCGCGAATGGCTCGCGGAGAACAGTCCCGGCGAAGAACCTCGTGGCGACGAAGACGCGATTTTCGCTTTTCGCACCGGCTGGCAGCGGAGTCTTTATGACTCCGGGTGGGCCGCGGTCCACTGGCCGCAGGAGTACGGCGGGCGCGACGCGACGCTCATGGAATCCGCGATCTTCTTCGAAGAGATGGGCCGGGCCGGAGCCCCGCTGCCCGCGAACGTCCTCGGCCTGTTGCTGGCCGGGCCGACGATCATGGCCTGGGGCACCCCCGAGCAGAAGGACAGGTACCTGACGCCGATCCTCTCGGCCGAGGAGATCTGGTGCCAGGGATTCAGCGAGCCGGAGGCGGGCTCCGACCTCGCCGCGGTAAAAACCCGCGCCGTTCGCGACGGCGACGATTGGGTCGTCACCGGACAGAAGGTCTGGACCAGCGGCGCCCAGTTCTCGAAGTGGTGCATGCTCGTGGCGCGCACTGACCCCGAGGCCTCGAAGCACAAGGGGCTTTCTTACTTCCTGATGGATATGGAGCAGGAGGCCGTTCAGGTTCGCCCCCTGGTGCAGATCACGGGCGAGGCCGAATTCAACGAACTCTTCATCGAAGAGGCCCGGATCCCGCACGAGAACATGCTGGGTGAGGAAGGCAACGGCTGGATCGTCGCCCTGACCACGCTCATGAACGAGCGTTCAGGACTCGGCTTTTTCCTCCAGGTCAGGCTCCGCCAGTTGCTCGACAAGCTGGTCGCGGAAGCCGTCGCCAACGGTTCGATCGATGACCCGGTCATCGGCCAGTCACTCGGCGACATGCTCGAGCGGACCGAGACTTTGCGCCTGACCGCCTACCGCGGCCTGAGCACGATCACGAAGTACGGCCAGCCCGGTCCCGAGGGATCGCTGACCAAATGGCTCTGGTCGGAGACCAATCAGATGATGACCCAGCTCGCCGTCGACATCGTCGGCCCTCAGGCCCTCCACAAGGACAACCCGTGGGCCTACGAACTGCTGCGGGCCCGTGGGAACTCGATCGAGGGTGGCACCACCGAGATCCTCAAGAACATCATCGCCGAGCGAGTCATGGGACTCCCGAGGAAGTAG
- a CDS encoding SDR family oxidoreductase — MSVGNRSNPVVVITGAARGIGAATARLLAGQGARVAIADIDGGPAEALANELGADCRGYQLDVSDRLAFNAFIDRVETDLGPIDVMINNAGIAMTAPQVTDQEIQVIERTIDVNLKGVIYGTLAAVEKMKPRGRGAVINVASLAGVLGVAGLAAYSASKFGVVGFTEGIRAEQEDSGISFTVVMPGPVETDMMVGTRSAPLVRLVKPEVLAAAIAGAIETGKPRVSVPRSTGGYVRLMSILPPKVAIRMNKLIGMDRVYTEIDHSARTEYSERIKGGIDQ, encoded by the coding sequence ATGAGCGTGGGAAACAGGTCGAACCCGGTAGTCGTGATCACTGGCGCCGCCCGCGGGATCGGTGCCGCGACGGCGCGACTTCTCGCCGGTCAGGGCGCGCGCGTTGCGATCGCCGACATCGACGGTGGCCCAGCCGAGGCACTCGCCAATGAGTTGGGAGCGGATTGCCGGGGTTACCAGCTTGACGTTTCTGACCGGCTCGCATTCAATGCTTTCATCGACAGGGTCGAAACCGACCTCGGCCCGATCGACGTGATGATCAACAACGCCGGTATCGCGATGACCGCGCCCCAGGTGACCGACCAGGAGATACAGGTGATCGAACGGACGATCGACGTCAACCTGAAAGGCGTGATCTACGGAACGCTTGCCGCGGTCGAGAAAATGAAGCCGCGCGGCCGGGGCGCCGTGATCAACGTCGCTTCACTGGCCGGCGTTCTCGGTGTTGCCGGTCTGGCGGCGTACTCGGCCTCCAAGTTCGGCGTGGTGGGCTTCACCGAAGGAATCCGCGCGGAGCAGGAGGATTCCGGGATCTCGTTCACCGTGGTCATGCCGGGCCCGGTAGAGACCGACATGATGGTCGGCACCCGCAGCGCGCCACTGGTCCGGCTGGTCAAGCCCGAAGTACTGGCCGCGGCGATTGCCGGTGCGATCGAAACCGGCAAGCCGCGGGTCTCGGTGCCGCGCTCGACCGGCGGCTACGTCCGTCTGATGTCGATCCTTCCACCGAAGGTGGCGATCCGCATGAACAAGCTGATCGGCATGGACCGCGTCTACACCGAGATCGACCACTCGGCCCGGACCGAGTATTCGGAGAGAATCAAAGGCGGCATCGATCAATAG
- a CDS encoding DEAD/DEAH box helicase, with product MADVSDAETRGSRPEAGDRHQWVSKAGIRRPQEGRELKGIQCSATLSPTPSPPKSRRRAKSKGGAGRLGGKKDRPDASVRLRIEVPGGDYGTDPFEIVVQAHLPGEADVYYDVSEVWNEDKEKFGSRGRIDTTLGVGMAAAAWPPLRRLLEADVPDQLEISDAEVGELLDGAAERLEHSGVSVAWDPEMNNSLDARVVVGMTGGLSQSVPDVFNDAALQGFSWQLSLEGTPLSDEETEVLVRSGRPVAWLRGKWVLVPPVQAQRALMPDLKPLTAIDALSVALTGSTVVDGRTVEVKASGWVAALREQITGNDRGELIHQPETLTATLREYQVEGLRWLHRMTSLGLGGCLADDMGLGKTVMLIALHLHRKLNPTTGGPTLVVCPASLLGNWEREIHRFAPGEKVRRYHGGGRTLDGVEDGFVLTTYGTMRLDAEYFESVKWGLLVADEAQHVKNPRSAGAKALRTIPARSRVALTGTPVENNLSELWAILDWTTPGLLGTHGSFRKKWGDPIELEMKASTTKMLSKLVRPFLLRRRKSDPGIAPELPPKTVTDQPVGLTSEQIKLYERAVKENMIQIRTSDGINRRGLVLKLLTSLKQICNHPAQYLKEENTPLVERSGKLELLDELLDTILAEDGAVLVFTQYVAMAKLLKRHLDEREIGNQLLHGGTPVAQREKMVDRFQDGDTSVFLLSLKAAGTGLNLTRADHVIHFDRWWNPAVEEQATDRAHRIGQTSAVQVHRLIAEGTIEDRIASIHETKRELADAIVSSGESALTELSNEDLANLVELRNAG from the coding sequence CTGGCTGACGTATCTGATGCTGAAACGCGAGGGTCTCGACCTGAAGCGGGTGACCGGCACCAGTGGGTCTCCAAAGCCGGAATAAGAAGGCCACAAGAAGGCCGAGAGTTAAAAGGGATACAATGCTCGGCCACTTTGTCTCCGACCCCCTCACCACCTAAATCTCGCCGCAGAGCCAAATCGAAAGGTGGGGCCGGTCGGCTGGGCGGCAAAAAGGATCGGCCGGACGCTTCGGTCCGCCTGCGGATCGAGGTACCGGGCGGCGATTACGGCACTGACCCGTTTGAGATCGTGGTCCAGGCCCATCTGCCCGGCGAGGCCGACGTCTATTACGACGTGAGCGAAGTCTGGAATGAAGACAAGGAGAAGTTCGGCTCCCGCGGCCGGATCGATACCACGCTCGGCGTCGGCATGGCCGCCGCGGCATGGCCGCCGCTCCGCCGGCTGCTCGAGGCCGACGTACCCGATCAGCTCGAGATCAGCGACGCTGAAGTGGGGGAACTGCTCGATGGCGCAGCGGAGCGGCTGGAGCACTCGGGTGTCTCGGTCGCCTGGGATCCCGAGATGAACAACTCGCTGGACGCGCGGGTCGTGGTCGGCATGACCGGGGGATTGAGCCAGAGCGTGCCCGACGTCTTCAACGACGCCGCGCTCCAGGGTTTCTCGTGGCAGCTCTCGCTCGAAGGCACTCCGCTTTCTGATGAAGAAACTGAAGTACTGGTCCGTTCCGGGCGCCCGGTCGCCTGGCTGCGCGGCAAGTGGGTCCTGGTGCCACCGGTCCAGGCCCAGCGAGCCCTCATGCCGGACCTGAAGCCGCTGACCGCGATCGACGCCTTGAGCGTGGCGCTGACCGGCAGCACCGTGGTCGACGGCCGCACGGTCGAGGTCAAGGCCAGCGGCTGGGTTGCTGCTTTGCGCGAGCAGATCACCGGCAACGACCGGGGTGAGCTCATCCATCAGCCAGAGACTCTCACCGCGACGCTGCGTGAGTACCAGGTCGAAGGATTGCGATGGCTCCACCGGATGACCTCACTCGGCCTCGGTGGCTGCCTGGCCGACGACATGGGACTCGGCAAGACGGTGATGCTGATCGCCCTCCACCTGCACCGCAAACTGAACCCGACCACCGGCGGCCCGACGCTCGTCGTCTGCCCGGCCTCGCTCCTCGGCAACTGGGAGCGGGAGATCCACCGCTTCGCGCCGGGCGAGAAGGTCCGCCGTTATCACGGCGGAGGCCGGACCCTGGACGGGGTCGAGGACGGCTTCGTGCTCACGACATACGGCACGATGCGACTTGACGCCGAGTATTTCGAATCGGTCAAGTGGGGACTGCTGGTGGCCGACGAGGCCCAGCACGTCAAGAACCCACGCTCGGCCGGCGCCAAGGCGCTGCGGACGATCCCGGCCCGGTCACGCGTTGCGCTTACCGGCACCCCGGTGGAGAACAACCTTTCAGAGCTCTGGGCCATCCTCGACTGGACGACCCCGGGCCTGCTCGGAACCCACGGATCCTTCCGCAAGAAGTGGGGGGATCCGATCGAGCTCGAGATGAAGGCGTCGACCACCAAGATGCTCTCCAAGCTGGTGCGGCCCTTCCTGCTGCGCCGCCGTAAGTCCGATCCCGGCATCGCCCCGGAGCTGCCGCCCAAGACAGTCACCGACCAACCGGTCGGCCTGACCAGCGAGCAGATCAAGCTGTACGAGCGCGCGGTCAAGGAGAACATGATCCAGATCCGCACCAGCGACGGCATCAACCGGCGCGGCCTGGTGCTGAAGCTGCTGACTTCGCTCAAGCAGATCTGCAACCACCCGGCGCAGTACCTCAAGGAAGAGAACACGCCGCTTGTCGAGCGCTCCGGCAAGCTCGAGCTGCTGGATGAGCTGCTGGACACGATCCTGGCCGAAGACGGAGCGGTGCTGGTCTTCACGCAGTACGTGGCCATGGCGAAGCTGCTCAAGCGCCACCTCGACGAGCGCGAGATCGGCAACCAGCTGCTCCACGGCGGGACCCCGGTGGCCCAGCGCGAAAAGATGGTCGACCGCTTTCAGGACGGCGACACCTCGGTCTTCCTGCTCTCGCTGAAGGCAGCCGGCACCGGACTCAACCTGACCAGGGCCGACCACGTGATCCACTTCGACCGCTGGTGGAACCCGGCCGTCGAAGAGCAGGCGACCGACCGGGCGCACCGCATCGGCCAGACCAGCGCGGTCCAGGTTCATCGCCTGATCGCCGAAGGAACGATCGAGGACCGCATCGCCTCGATCCACGAGACCAAGCGTGAACTGGCCGACGCGATCGTCAGCTCGGGCGAATCGGCGCTGACCGAGCTTTCGAACGAAGACCTGGCCAATCTGGTCGAATTGCGTAACGCCGGCTAG
- a CDS encoding DUF3159 domain-containing protein has protein sequence MTGGHHTLEDEEVELDEEEERDLLSEMGGPQGIADSSLPGLVFIAVYTLGGSDLQLATIAAIGLGALIAGYRLIRGESAKYAAGGFIGVLIAGFIATRTGKAEDFFLPGLLFNAGYAIAYAVSILIRWPLIGVFVGPLMGDGMTWRKDPERVRLFSRASWLWVGMFLVRLLVQLPLYLTSSLVALGIAKTVMGLPIFALTLWLTYLMLKREGLDLKRVTGTSGSPKPE, from the coding sequence GTGACCGGTGGACACCACACACTCGAAGACGAAGAAGTCGAGCTCGACGAAGAGGAAGAGCGCGATCTTCTGAGCGAGATGGGCGGCCCGCAGGGGATCGCCGACTCGAGCCTGCCGGGTCTCGTCTTCATTGCCGTATACACATTGGGCGGCTCCGACCTTCAGCTGGCCACTATCGCCGCTATCGGTCTGGGAGCCCTCATTGCCGGGTACCGCCTGATTCGCGGTGAATCAGCGAAGTACGCTGCAGGTGGTTTCATCGGGGTGCTAATCGCCGGCTTCATCGCGACCAGGACCGGCAAGGCTGAAGACTTCTTCCTGCCGGGTCTGTTATTCAACGCGGGTTACGCGATCGCCTACGCCGTTTCGATCCTGATCAGATGGCCACTGATCGGCGTTTTCGTCGGACCGTTGATGGGTGACGGCATGACCTGGCGCAAGGATCCCGAGCGGGTCCGACTGTTCAGCCGCGCCAGCTGGCTGTGGGTCGGCATGTTCCTGGTTCGCCTGCTCGTCCAGTTGCCGCTCTACCTGACCAGTTCGCTGGTCGCACTGGGAATCGCGAAGACGGTGATGGGTCTTCCGATCTTCGCGCTGACGCTCTGGCTGACGTATCTGATGCTGAAACGCGAGGGTCTCGACCTGAAGCGGGTGACCGGCACCAGTGGGTCTCCAAAGCCGGAATAA
- a CDS encoding 3'-5' exonuclease (3'-5' exonuclease of DNA polymerase III), translating into MSWHAGRLAAFDIETTGTDTENDRIVTASVSLVGNGSDTVSRNWLVDPGVEIPAEATAVHRITTEKARSEGQSAEQAVQEITLVLAEQLAQDIPIIAFNARFDLTILDREARRYGLEPLVDMIGGPEAMLVIDPYVLDKNYNMYRSGKRTLSVLCESYGIALDDAHTADADALAAARLAWKLANVTAELQQFDLLELHERQIEWASTQAIELQTYFESKGRSEQIEGAWPIVPVPVAEVTDISAPLPIAPAA; encoded by the coding sequence ATGAGTTGGCACGCCGGGCGCCTCGCCGCCTTTGACATAGAAACCACGGGTACCGATACGGAGAACGACCGCATCGTGACCGCTTCCGTAAGCCTGGTCGGCAACGGGAGCGACACCGTGAGCCGAAACTGGCTGGTCGATCCCGGCGTCGAGATTCCCGCCGAAGCGACCGCGGTCCATCGCATCACGACCGAAAAGGCCCGTTCCGAAGGTCAGTCGGCAGAGCAGGCGGTCCAGGAGATCACCCTGGTCCTCGCCGAGCAGCTCGCGCAGGATATCCCGATCATCGCCTTCAACGCGCGCTTCGACCTGACCATCCTCGACCGCGAGGCCCGCCGCTATGGACTTGAGCCGCTGGTCGACATGATCGGCGGGCCGGAAGCGATGCTGGTGATCGATCCCTACGTGCTGGATAAGAACTACAACATGTACCGCTCCGGCAAACGCACGTTGAGCGTCCTCTGCGAGTCGTATGGAATCGCCCTCGACGATGCCCACACGGCCGACGCGGACGCCCTGGCAGCAGCCCGGCTCGCCTGGAAGCTGGCAAACGTCACCGCGGAACTCCAGCAGTTCGACCTGCTCGAGCTTCACGAACGCCAGATCGAATGGGCGTCGACACAGGCGATCGAACTCCAGACCTATTTCGAGTCGAAAGGCCGGAGCGAGCAGATCGAAGGCGCCTGGCCCATCGTGCCGGTCCCGGTCGCCGAAGTGACGGACATCTCGGCTCCGCTGCCGATCGCCCCGGCTGCCTGA